Proteins from a single region of Cydia pomonella isolate Wapato2018A chromosome 13, ilCydPomo1, whole genome shotgun sequence:
- the LOC133524583 gene encoding titin isoform X2 — MSEGDVSLIHDEDVLRRMWQQTEDFSRKKEIRAHMYRLREERLRNLYSPEPTLDAKGCEFGAPRSHGRSFADQSFQSIKSKEVRDAGSPPKDFYSGQDLKELSNAGWNVESENRTTDDGHTHIKSINANIEGRYDVDGGKGQFAAVDQHRQAVTEYHDDHSSLKRNESSSNTAAHEQVVRQTDDGSHFSSSSTKTSSSSSKVQQVSTKQESVPYVTNDDYKSTRQNDEITKVTKTSDFEQNLRSHDGELVSRKIDYPDSNTKVIIETRELPDGTRVTSTRREYRAPAVSTTRSEHSSTQTRSENKSSYISKHDVKETSRKTSEDFDNRITNIVDSQRNIDDYDFKRNLRSDYSTSTQKDEHVETSQQKINQQRYENVDSTDRHEVTSQDTRRAFNTNVDAIDRKVLITSHDTRCDYETNIDKTDRHDIHTSQDTQRITDERKINDTTTNGEKIHHVTKNKKVEEVVERKVSSDQYQTTYQSEFTQKKISQDLSPTHQAWASTLRGDSPSPSRPTTRASSPGSRTFQSSTSSLRSSVSPDKTYRKPSSRGGSPSKADRYSPSRTVSDRYSSTHSTHSVTETKTNRFTSPDRKPLQHTSPRHSASPDRKPSDSYRKRLSASPEKRPQDSTFRPSMSPERKPSHRSSPSPTEGPRHTSPSRPSYKEGSPAKPYSQKPYQPFETDSSPKKPSDHPSHVSSSRPSQSPDRKPGHQTPYSSTRPNSEKSPNDTTPTRTSVSPDRKPGYMRPTASKPTSDSTPTRHAPFQSPERKPFEHTRNTSSVNADHYKFIDEETKMYTRTDKTNIDYSRTSPDKPVHGKSPSPVRKVPEEDTPDHCRPESPSRSTLRKGSRSPSPPKGPVTFHEQVDKTKFVSSHTTTTDDYSVDKTTKTVRSDKDISTSPKRSTPMREPSPSKHGTYDKTTPVREPSPTKYGTYDKKTRRSEEVEETTIDTNITNIKYDTLTKHDTSTKKTSEFDKTETSKVIRNNEKDTPTTPQRNTPVREPSPSKFGTYEKKTRRSEEIDDFKYVTKETREDKYDSLTRREKTTSRETPEVPISPTRKSPRESVSPSKSPSKDNKYKHTTDFITTEKATEKINKKTTVKDRPRQLVTPSTSPTRKPKTVEKEPSTGQSSPTTSVSGFVYFSSPPLQQTIVTDLDDAESYYETITTDENTTTYKRPENLPLERSTSPSKIPCRSPSPEKKTSPIKEVLPRKSSLKKPSAGITQASPIEKPPSTFNVSPTVEIKDVPAHKIVKKDNPDKTDARPPAKVKPPFERRETYEERCRKILGMMEDTNKTTSKVEVTSDKTSYLKEPESNRSSPSVSPCLSPDPREGSPLRQNIYRQEVTNTKERVTDFIIQEKDDLTKTTQVRREKSPVIDRKSKTPSRESSPTKLQDIILVNTSDDKTTTTNVKKTVERVDSEVFENKFQSARSSLSPVRKTPERSSDSSNRFDSQPQLTKIPQQPKSRTTSPVKKVTSVTDTSTDFIASEREQEVLDRVQKSLRKLSPERNSRSPSREKSPGKATTSLHDLDISTENLETCNSVIEKVKTTKQQNVIKDKVTPKKTEVDIKEKPKEQLPKGPKETGKPPSRNASPTKKPSSVPTTPKAEKSPETPLKARSTSPRKPVSSIERPQSPQVPKGGKAAPAQLTRKPTPTAINIKTESVISSELKKTGVTKQNTTGKTSPTKIHRMIPSPTRVPEPDNKRTPAPKNDLNKENVSPKKTDAKVTRTASDMSIKAKKPSPQRMKSKPEIQVSDMSTKTTKQTTAKTQKSTIKEPQMKLAPKPKSATALNMPTDDDDVLIDVEQAKSSRENSPDRICPTPVSFMDDVQTPRLPDEVSEPDDDFRRRTHHTIHETESLVDDIIEISEDEELFVKRTQNDIVEADDYLLSVTDKVSKFTNKIDTVTKPKEAAKHFKDTEKRVHSDFVEENLKSDECLLSVSEKVHKFAKGPRDTRDKSPARRVTDEYDVNTVYQDDYTKLSVNDKAHLFVETAENVKSPKTKPSQKIERPDLKNVDESLKSDECLLSVSDKVNKFVKTAEQFLNESHSTDDKERKIKEQHEEIMRKIVETVDEETEIKDTKSITKQDSKEKHLHSQDQRQGSFSKETTSSHAKTKDYASPNVKPVERIPAVKITTLRSSEAVKKAKALFENIATTQKTKDTVDTKTTKTAKLTDIGVIKKSPKTDSTIVLHPSLDDGFPTDVNNVPDAPTETDVTDRPSSGSLTRPQRLGHIRDDKPRDSPARLAPHLPQVARTKSPMRQTIETATTTRTVISRHPTRPESPKPTQPEAEKPHEKIPGYQRPTKTSQIRDETKVEEMEVSSRRGSGKFGVELRRTSIERSTVSSERRRSSLDHYQPCIEDVFDLDLLEQMLEKVVGYEQRRRIRAQIRVARKRMETEHVTDTNTFTNTTKHTFVSTPKNRSPERQTKPKSPEKRLRPTSPEHHLRNKTPELQRVRSPERKPKSTPVKVSPERHIKMATQKTMSPDRNHSKEHTKPILNGHAKEPTKVQQDTHQRPHSPEKPALKSTPVKTRSPVRQRSPDKKTRPLSPSKTASPKPKSNRFNEYASAYMKKVGLNENDKLKFSEVSNKRTVEQENQRNLSQSQKYESKVTTKTYERKTSNDTIEMHLNGKRSPSPKQKSPSPVERMHQRSPSPEWKIPRETTKKETIIKTTIEVDRKPKQEEKPSWVTNRNLKKTTSEMRTFSSKRIESEKVRRAPSPSKAIAKPLDVITSSYGPGPLDADGRPLFGIKALRNGASNYQVKGTVVRQEFHSRNGGAPEGEVSVTAYASDPAALESLLKAQGEPPSRLHGLAAITTTRKFGGDTGSSYSEAHTKEERATLEQFTHSDRRESDTLGGVSITDITETRNDHKQKIGRMEKTDSQRRIVDRSEKFDRVEKTDNQRRMVDKGEKVDRVEKKTERREDRKTVRQSSVKSLTEKYIKSASDTPKSERSAYPKAGLILRSAGLRDSVSSDSSQHAGLARTDSEHSLGSVEDAIVTTTTDRNGGRTTTTTERHGGRTTTTTTTTRVGGKTQERSFLDSTTKVTGVQDILTRMKNADIVIEQGDTSEDTEARALLNKFLGATVLMAGMKNYVAEAQHHQRSTQHTKVQETVRTNVVSQRAQVFDPDHCWDERVLKKHLEECTDYEQRRRLRARIRTLMAEQEEEEEVTTETSSVRRNSSEKTVSSSTTTKTSKVIESMTRPAPKPVSPFAKFRQLEKQNSTTSPNSPKSPQSPGSPSQPLFKFTDPALQASAVTIKERLLQWCRDKTRDYENVKLENFSTSWADGLAFCALVHHFLPDAFDYSKLTPEKRRHNFTLAFKVADEKAGIYPLLDVDDMVAMRKPDWKCVFTYVQSIHRRFKDER; from the exons ATGTCTGAGGGTGACGTGTCGCTAATCCACGACGAGGACGTGCTGCGGCGGATG TGGCAGCAGACAGAGGACTTTTCACGAAAGAAAGAGATCCGCGCGCACATGTATCGCCTGCGCGAGGAGCGTCTGCGCAACCTTTACTCGCCCGAGCCCACGCTCGATGctaaag GTTGTGAGTTCGGAGCCCCGCGGAGCCACGGGCGCTCCTTCGCCGACCAGAGTTTCCAGTCCATCAAGAGCAAGGAGGTCCGCGACGCGGGGTCACCGCCCAAGGACTTCTACTCCGGCCAAG ATCTCAAGGAGCTCTCGAATGCCGGATGGAATGTTGAGTCAGAAAACAGAACGACCGACGATGGCCACACGCATATCAAATCCATCAACGCCAACATAGAAGGACGATACGATGTCGACGGTGGGAAGGGACAGTTTGCAGCCGTCGATCAGCATCGACAGGCCGTGACGGAATACCATGACGACCATTCCAGTTTGAAAAGAAACGAGAGCAGCTCCAACACCGCCGCGCATGAGCAGGTGGTGCGGCAGACTGACGACGGCTCACAtttctcttcttcttcaaccAAGACTTCGAGCTCCTCTTCAAAAGTTCAGCAGGTCTCAACGAAACAAGAATCAGTGCCATATGTTACCAACGATGATTATAAGTCAACTCGACAAAACGATGAGATTACAAAAGTCACAAAGACAAGCGATTTTGAACAGAATTTGAGAAGCCACGACGGTGAGTTGGTGTCCAGAAAGATTGACTATCCGGACAGCAACACGAAGGTGATAATAGAGACACGGGAACTACCTGATGGGACGCGAGTCACCAGCACACGGCGAGAGTACCGCGCTCCTGCCGTCTCTACCACGCGCTCCGAGCACTCTTCCACCCAAACCAGGAGCGAAAACAAATCCTCTTACATATCCAAACATGACGTGAAGGAAACTTCAAGAAAAACTAGCGAAGATTTTGACAATAGGATCACGAACATCGTCGATTCTCAGAGAAATATTGACGACTACGATTTCAAGAGAAATTTACGTAGCGATTACTCGACCTCGACGCAAAAGGACGAACATGTCGAAACATCTCAACAGAAAATAAATCAGCAGCGTTATGAGAATGTTGACAGTACCGATCGGCACGAAGTGACCTCTCAAGATACTCGACGTGCATTCAATACAAACGTGGATGCCATAGATAGGAAAGTCCTCATAACTTCTCATGATACAAGGTGTGATTATGAAACAAATATTGACAAGACCGATCGGCACGATATTCACACTTCCCAAGATACTCAACGTATCACTGATGAAAGAAAGATAAATGACACCACAACTAACGGAGAAAAAATTCACCATGTtacaaaaaataagaaagtaGAAGAAGTGGTTGAAAGAAAAGTTAGTTCTGATCAATATCAGACAACGTATCAGTCTGAATTCACACAGAAGAAGATAAGCCAAGACCTGAGCCCAACGCACCAAGCGTGGGCAAGCACGTTACGAGGTGACTCTCCATCTCCTTCCCGACCCACCACCAGGGCCTCTTCACCGGGCAGCAGGACTTTCCAATCTAGCACTTCCTCACTAAGAAGTAGCGTCAGCCCAGACAAGACCTACAGAAAGCCTTCAAGCCGCGGTGGTAGCCCTAGCAAAGCAGATAGGTACTCACCATCTCGTACCGTATCTGATAGATACTCCAGCACCCACTCAACTCATTCAGTGACGGAGACCAAAACAAACAGATTTACGAGCCCGGACCGGAAACCACTGCAGCATACGTCCCCAAGACATAGCGCGAGTCCCGACCGCAAACCAAGTGACAGTTACCGCAAAAGACTAAGTGCAAGCCCTGAAAAGCGACCGCAAGACAGCACTTTCAGGCCTAGTATGAGTCCTGAAAGAAAACCGAGTCACAGATCTAGTCCAAGCCCTACAGAGGGCCCCCGCCATACTAGTCCGTCTAGACCTTCATATAAAGAAGGATCTCCGGCTAAGCCATACAGTCAAAAACCTTATCAGCCCTTTGAAACTGATTCTAGTCCAAAAAAACCTTCTGATCATCCTTCCCACGTCTCGTCCTCAAGACCCAGTCAAAGCCCAGATCGCAAGCCAGGGCACCAAACACCCTACTCATCAACCCGGCCAAACTCGGAGAAATCTCCGAACGACACAACTCCCACTAGGACAAGTGTGAGCCCCGACAGGAAGCCCGGCTACATGAGACCAACGGCcagtaaaccgacttcagaTTCGACCCCTACGAGACATGCGCCTTTTCAAAGTCCAGAGCGTAAGCCGTTTGAACATACCAGGAATACAAGCAGCGTTAATGCAGATCACTATAAATTCATTGACGAGGAAACTAAAATGTACACACGCACTGACAAAACCAATATAGACTATTCAAGAACCTCTCCTGATAAACCAGTTCATGGAAAGAGCCCTTCACCAGTAAGGAAGGTTCCAGAAGAAGATACCCCAGACCACTGCCGCCCTGAATCTCCATCTCGCTCCACATTGCGTAAAGGCTCTCGCTCGCCCTCTCCTCCTAAGGGACCAGTGACGTTCCACGAACAAGTAGATAAGACCAAGTTTGTGTCTTCTCACACCACTACTACTGATGACTATTCCGTTGACAAAACTACTAAGACTGTTCGCAGTGATAAAGATATTTCAACATCGCCAAAACGTAGCACTCCCATGAGAGAGCCGTCACCTTCTAAGCATGGCACATACGATAAAACTACTCCTGTAAGAGAGCCTTCGCCTACCAAATATGGGACGTACGACAAAAAAACGCGACGTTCCGAAGAGGTGGAGGAAACCACAATTGatacaaacataacaaacataaaGTATGACACTCTGACGAAGCATGACACGTCAACTAAAAAAACTAGTGAGTTTGATAAAACCGAAACATCAAAAGTAATACGTAATAATGAAAAAGATACACCGACAACGCCTCAAAGGAATACCCCAGTAAGAGAGCCATCACCTTCTAAATTTGGAACATACGAGAAGAAAACCCGCCGTTCTGAAGAAATAGACGATTTCAAATATGTCACCAAGGAAACCAGAGAAGACAAATATGATTCGTTGACTCGTCGGGAAAAAACTACTTCAAGAGAAACTCCCGAAGTGCCTATTTCACCGACTAGAAAGTCTCCTAGGGAAAGTGTTTCTCCATCGAAATCACCTTCTAAAGATAACAAGTACAAACACACTACTGATTTCATCACAACCGAAAAAGCAACagagaaaataaataagaaaaccaCTGTAAAAGACCGCCCGCGTCAACTGGTCACTCCGTCCACCAGCCCGACTAGGAAGCCTAAGACGGTCGAAAAAGAACCATCTACTGGTCAAAGTTCTCCTACGACGTCTGTAAGTGGATTCGTATATTTCAGCTCTCCACCACTACAACAGACTATCGTCACAGATCTCGATGATGCCGAGAGTTACTATGAAACTATAACAACAGATGAAAATACAACTACATATAAAAGGCCAGAAAATCTTCCTCTGGAAAGGTCTACATCTCCGTCCAAGATTCCTTGTCGATCACCGTCACCTGAAAAGAAAACTTCTCCTATTAAGGAAGTCCTTCCAAGAAAGAGTTCTCTGAAAAAGCCTTCGGCAGGCATAACCCAAGCATCACCCATTGAAAAACCGCCATCAACTTTCAACGTATCACCTACAGTGGAAATAAAGGATGTGCCGGCACATAAAATCGTAAAGAAAGATAATCCAGATAAAACCGATGCCAGACCTCCAGCTAAAGTAAAACCGCCTTTTGAAAGAAGGGAGACTTATGAAGAAAGATGTCGCAAGATTCTTGGCATGATGGAAGACACCAACAAAACCACATCTAAAGTAGAAGTTACTTCCGATAAAACATCTTATCTAAAGGAGCCTGAATCTAACCGTAGCTCTCCAAGCGTATCACCATGTCTTAGTCCGGACCCGAGGGAAGGATCTCCACTGAGACAAAATATTTACAGACAGGAAGTAACGAATACTAAGGAAAGAGTGACTGACTTCATTATCCAAGAAAAAGATGACCTGACCAAAACTACTCAAGTACGTCGTGAGAAGAGTCCTGTAATTGACAGAAAGTCCAAAACACCTTCTAGGGAAAGTTCCCCGACAAAATTGCAAGATATCATATTAGTTAATACCTCTGACGATAAAACAACTACTACAAATGTGAAGAAGACCGTGGAACGTGTAGATTCAGAAGTGTTCGAAAACAAATTCCAATCTGCAAGGTCTTCACTATCCCCTGTACGTAAAACTCCAGAACGTTCTTCCGATTCCTCAAATAGGTTTGATTCTCAACCTCAATTGACAAAAATTCCTCAACAGCCCAAGTCCCGAACTACTTCGCCAGTCAAAAAAGTAACTTCTGTGACTGATACCAGTACTGATTTTATTGCATCTGAAAGAGAGCAAGAAGTATTAGACAGAGTGCAAAAATCTCTAAGAAAACTGTCTCCAGAACGTAACTCACGATCGCCGAGTCGAGAAAAGAGTCCAGGCAAAGCTACAACCAGCCTACACGATCTTGATATATCTACTGAAAATCTGGAAACGTGTAATTCAGTGATTGAAAAAGTAAAAACGACAAAACAGCAAAACGTTATTAAAGACAAAGTAACGCCGAAGAAAACTGAAGTTGACATTAAAGAGAAACCTAAAGAACAATTACCAAAGGGACCAAAGGAAACCGGAAAGCCTCCGTCACGAAATGCGTCTCCTACTAAGAAACCATCTTCAGTGCCGACAACTCCAAAAGCAGAGAAGAGTCCAGAAACGCCGCTTAAGGCTAGAAGTACGTCTCCACGAAAACCCGTAAGTTCTATTGAGCGCCCTCAATCACCTCAAGTTCCTAAAGGAGGCAAGGCCGCGCCTGCTCAGTTAACTAGGAAACCCACGCCTACTgcaatcaatataaaaactgaATCAGTAATTTCATCCGAATTAAAGAAAACTGGGGTTACAAAACAGAATACTACTGGTAAAACATCTCCTACTAAAATTCATCGCATGATTCCGTCGCCTACAAGAGTACCTGAACCGGATAACAAAAGAACTCCGGCTCCCAAAAATGACCTTAACAAGGAAAACGTCAGTCCTAAGAAAACTGATGCTAAAGTTACACGAACTGCCAGTGATATGTCCATCAAAGCGAAAAAGCCTTCACCCCAAAGAATGAAATCGAAACCAGAGATACAAGTTAGTGACATGTCAACTAAGACAACTAAACAAACTACAGCTAAAACACAGAAGTCTACAATCAAAGAACCTCAAATGAAGCTAGCTCCGAAGCCCAAGTCGGCAACGGCATTAAATATGCCAACAGATGACGATGACGTGCTCATCGATGTCGAGCAAGCCAAGTCATCGCGAGAGAACTCTCCTGATCGCATCTGTCCGACCCCAGTTAGTTTTATGGATGATGTTCAGACTCCCAGACTTCCTGATGAAGTTAGTGAACCAGATGATGACTTCCGTCGACGAACTCATCATACTATTCACGAAACTGAGTCACTTGTTGATGATATCATTGAAATATCCGAAGATGAGGAACTGTTTGTGAAAAGAACCCAAAATGATATAGTCGAAGCCGACGACTATCTTTTGAGTGTTACTGATAAAGTTtctaaatttacaaataaaattgataCTGTTACCAAGCCTAAGGAAGCAGCAAAACACTTTAAAGATACAGAAAAACGAGTTCACTCTGATTTTGTTGAAGAAAACTTGAAATCTGACGAGTGCCTGCTATCGGTTTCAGAGAAAGTACATAAATTTGCCAAAGGCCCAAGGGATACGAGAGACAAGAGTCCAGCGCGCCGTGTCACCGACGAATATGATGTAAACACTGTTTATCAAGATGATTACACGAAATTGAGTGTCAATGACAAAGCCCATCTATTTGTAGAGACTGCAGAAAATGTAAAATCTCCGAAAACAAAACCATCTCAAAAAATTGAGCGCCCTGATCTTAAAAATGTTGATGAATCTTTGAAGAGTGACGAATGTTTACTGAGCGTATCTGACAAGGTCAATAAGTTTGTTAAAACCGCTGAACAGTTTTTGAATGAATCACACAGCACCGACGATAAAGAAAGGAAGATAAAAGAGCAACACGAAGAAATTATGAGAAAAATTGTTGAAACGGTAGATGAAGAGACGGAAATAAAAGACACTAAATCCATCACAAAACAAGACTCAAAAGAAAAACATCTACACTCCCAAGATCAAAGGCAGGGATCTTTCTCCAAGGAAACTACTTCATCCCACGCTAAAACAAAAGACTATGCCAGTCCTAATGTCAAACCAGTTGAAAGAATACCGGcagtaaaaataacaactttgcgCAGCAGCGAAGCTGTGAAGAAGGCTAAAGCGCTATTTGAAAATATTGCAACAACTCAGAAAACCAAGGATACTGTTGATACCAAGACTACAAAGACAGCAAAGCTAACAGATATAGGTGTCATCAAAAAATCGCCGAAAACTGATTCGACCATAGTTCTTCATCCTTCGCTTGATGACGGTTTCCCAACAGACGTAAACAATGTTCCTGACGCTCCTACTGAAACGGATGTCACAGATCGTCCTTCAAGCGGTTCATTGACTCGGCCACAACGTCTTGGTCATATTCGAGATGACAAGCCGAGAGACAGCCCAGCTCGTCTAGCTCCTCACTTACCGCAAGTCGCTCGCACTAAGTCCCCTATGCGACAAACAATCGAAACTGCCACTACTACAAGGACAGTTATTTCCAGGCATCCTACAAGGCCCGAATCTCCAAAACCGACTCAACCAGAAGCGGAAAAGCCGCACGAAAAAATCCCTGGTTACCAGAGGCCTACCAAGACCAGCCAGATCCGAGACGAGACCAAAGTGGAGGAAATGGAAGTGAGCAGCCGCCGCGGAAGCGGCAAGTTCGGCGTGGAGTTGCGGCGCACCAGTATCGAGCGCAGCACCGTCAGCAGCGAGCGGCGCCGGTCCAGCCTCGACCATTACCAGCCCTGCATCGAGGACGTCTTCGACCTCGACCTGTTGGAACAAATG TTGGAAAAGGTCGTGGGCTACGAGCAGAGGCGACGTATTAGAGCTCAGATAAGAGTCGCTAGGAAGAGGATGGAGACCGAGCACGTAACGGATACTAACACGTTTACTAACACTACGAAGCATACGTTTGTGAGTACTCCGAAGAACAGATCCCCTGAACGGCAGACCAAGCCTAAATCTCCAGAAAAGCGCTTGAGACCGACTTCGCCGGAACACCACTTGAGGAACAAAACTCCGGAGCTACAAAGAGTGAGATCTCCTGAAAGGAAACCTAAATCAACACCAGTGAAGGTCTCCCCAGAACGTCACATAAAAATGGCAACACAGAAAACCATGTCTCCTGATCGCAATCATTCCAAGGAACATACGAAACCTATTTTGAACGGACATGCCAAGGAACCTACTAAGGTACAACAGGATACACACCAGAGGCCACACAGTCCTGAGAAGCCCGCTCTTAAATCCACCCCAGTGAAAACCAGGAGTCCAGTCCGCCAGCGCAGTCCTGACAAAAAGACGCGACCACTATCACCGAGCAAAACGGCTTCACCCAAACCGAAGTCTAACCGCTTCAATGAATACGCTTCGGCTTACATGAAAAAGGTTGGTCTCAATGAAAATGACAAGCTCAAGTTCTCGGAGGTGAGCAACAAAAGAACTGTCGAACAAGAAAACCAAAGGAACCTATCACAATCCCAGAAATACGAAAGTAAAGTTACTACAAAAACGTACGAGCGTAAAACATCCAACGATACCATTGAAATGCACTTGAACGGTAAAAGGTCGCCATCACCTAAACAAAAATCTCCAAGCCCTGTAGAGCGAATGCACCAGCGATCGCCAAGTCCCGAATGGAAGATTCCAAGAGAAACAACCAAAAAGGAAACTATTATCAAGACAACGATCGAGGTGGACAGGAAGCCAAAGCAAGAAGAGAAACCATCGTGGGTCACGAACCGCAACCTAAAGAAGACTACATCAGAGATGAGGACGTTCAGCAGCAAGAGGATAGAGAGTGAGAAAGTGAGGCGTGCGCCGAGCCCGTCCAAGGCCATCGCCAAGCCGCTGGATGTGATCACGTCAAGCTACGGGCCCGGGCCGCTCGACGCCGACGGGCGACCGCTCTTCGGCATCAAGGCGCTGAGAAATGGCGCCTCAAATTACCAAG TGAAAGGCACGGTCGTCCGCCAAGAGTTCCACTCACGCAACGGCGGCGCGCCGGAGGGTGAAGTCAGCGTGACGGCGTACGCATCAGATCCAGCGGCACTAGAGTCGCTTCTGAAGGCCCAGGGCGAACCGCCTTCAAGGCTTCACGGCTTGGCCGCCATTACTACCACGAGGAAGTTCGGGGGTGACACTGGATCGAGCTATAGCGAGGCCCATACG AAAGAAGAGCGAGCAACTCTAGAACAGTTTACGCACAGCGACCGACGCGAGTCAGACACATTAGGAGGCGTCAGTATTACTGATATCACAGAGACCAGAAACGACCACAAACAGAAGATTGGAAGGATGGAGAAGACTGACAGCCAGCGGAGAATCGTGGATAGGAGTGAGAAGTTCGACCGGGTGGAGAAGACCGACAACCAGCGGAGAATGGTGGATAAGGGTGAGAAGGTCGACAGGGTGGAGAAGAAAACGGAAAGGAGGGAGGATAGGAAGACCGTTCGGCAGAGCTCTGTGAAATCGCTCACGGAGAAGTACATTAAGAGTGCAT CTGATACACCAAAGAGCGAGCGGAGCGCGTATCCGAAGGCTGGTCTGATCCTGCGCAGCGCGGGTCTGCGCGACAGCGTGTCCAGCGACTCCTCACAACACGCTG GTCTAGCGCGCACGGACAGCGAGCACAGCCTCGGCTCCGTAGAAGACGCCATCGTCACCACCACAACTGACCGCAACGGTGGCcgtaccaccaccaccaccgaGCGCCACGGGGGCCGTACCACTACCACTACAACAACCACAAGAGTGGGAGGGAAGACGCAGGAACGCTCCTTCCTGGACAGCACGACGAAGGTCACTGGAGTACAGGATATTTTGACTAGGATGAAGAATGCTGACATTG TGATCGAGCAAGGCGACACGAGCGAGGACACGGAAGCGCGCGCGCTGCTGAACAAGTTCCTGGGAGCCACCGTGCTCATGGCCGGCATGAAGAACTACGTAGCAGAGGCACAGCATCATCAGCGATCCACTCAACACACGAAG